In a single window of the Rhinoraja longicauda isolate Sanriku21f chromosome 10, sRhiLon1.1, whole genome shotgun sequence genome:
- the LOC144597108 gene encoding protein LBH-like, with protein MTEVMSGCEPVMEDFTLNQTSEEGSLPFQIFPDSQERYPKMTKRLPSIVIEPTEGGDVESGELRWPPDEMNVLEGEEHHQSELTSKPKTPENAEDDVSSAPSQTPEIEIDCSGQRTSESSTESS; from the exons ATGACGGAAGTGATGAGCGGTTGCGAGCCTGTAATGGAGGATTTTACCTTAAACCAGACTTCAGAGGAAGGCAGTCTGCCTTTTCAG ATATTTCCTGATTCGCAAGAAAGGTATCCCAAGATGACAAAAAGACTGCCATCAATTGTGATTGAGCCAACAGAGGGTGGGGATGTGGAGAGCGGAGAGCTACGGTGGCCTCCTGATGAGATGAACGTGTTGGAAGGTGAAGAACACCACCAAAGTGAATTAACTTCTAAACCAAAAACACCGGAAAATGCAGAGGACG ATGTATCATCAGCGCCCAGTCAGACACCAGAAATCGAAATAGACTGTTCTGGTCAAAGAACATCAGAAAGCTCGACTGAGAGCAGCTAA